A genomic segment from Sphingobacteriales bacterium encodes:
- the mtnA gene encoding S-methyl-5-thioribose-1-phosphate isomerase — MKINGKHYRTIWFDDTEEAVFHIIDQTKLPFEFCIQDVSTSDEAVRAIKNMTVRGAPLIGATAIFGLYLAVNESYSFKNPSGYLQKQAQKLIQARPTAVDLEKSVRLFLSRIGDIKNQDSLKHSARQFALQYAEQSVEQCLKIGQNGLPLIRNIFEKKKKEVNILTHCNAGWLATVDYGTALAPIYLAHQEGVPLHIWVDETRPRNQGSLLTAFELSHENIPHTIISDNTGGYLMQNGMVDMVIVGTDRTTLSGKVANKIGTYLKALAAYDNQIPFYVAAPSTSIDFENEDFIIEKRSAEEVRKIKGKYGNKIINVLISNESSPALNYAFDITPARFVTQLITERGCCLPEREAILKLFPEKSHGF, encoded by the coding sequence ATGAAAATTAACGGAAAACATTATCGCACCATTTGGTTTGACGACACCGAAGAAGCTGTATTTCACATCATTGACCAGACAAAACTTCCTTTTGAGTTCTGTATTCAGGACGTAAGTACTTCTGATGAAGCAGTCAGGGCAATTAAAAATATGACTGTCAGAGGAGCACCGCTGATAGGAGCCACAGCCATATTCGGATTGTATCTGGCTGTAAATGAATCGTACAGTTTTAAAAATCCATCCGGCTACCTTCAAAAACAGGCTCAAAAACTCATTCAGGCAAGGCCAACGGCTGTTGATCTCGAAAAAAGCGTCCGGCTATTCCTCAGCAGGATCGGAGACATAAAAAATCAGGATTCCTTAAAGCATTCAGCCCGACAATTCGCCTTGCAATATGCAGAGCAATCTGTTGAACAATGCCTCAAAATAGGCCAAAACGGGCTTCCGCTCATCAGAAACATTTTTGAGAAAAAGAAAAAAGAAGTAAACATTCTCACCCATTGCAATGCCGGATGGCTTGCTACTGTTGACTATGGGACAGCCCTCGCTCCGATATATCTGGCTCATCAGGAAGGTGTTCCCCTTCATATTTGGGTTGACGAAACAAGGCCCCGAAATCAGGGCTCACTCCTGACGGCTTTTGAACTGTCGCATGAAAATATTCCCCATACTATCATTTCTGACAATACCGGAGGCTACCTGATGCAAAACGGTATGGTTGACATGGTCATTGTCGGTACCGACAGGACTACGCTGAGCGGAAAAGTAGCCAACAAAATCGGCACCTACCTGAAAGCACTTGCTGCATACGACAATCAGATCCCATTTTATGTGGCTGCTCCGTCAACAAGTATTGACTTTGAAAATGAAGATTTTATCATTGAGAAACGTAGTGCGGAGGAGGTAAGAAAAATAAAAGGCAAATATGGCAACAAAATCATTAACGTTTTGATTTCCAATGAGTCCAGCCCTGCACTGAATTATGCCTTTGATATTACACCTGCCCGTTTCGTCACCCAACTGATCACAGAAAGAGGATGTTGCCTTCCCGAAAGAGAAGCGATTCTGAAGCTTTTTCCGGAAAAAAGCCATGGCTTTTAA
- a CDS encoding helix-turn-helix transcriptional regulator codes for MNLSDFVKSKRKIMKLTQSELAQKAGVGLRFIRELEQGKKTIRLDKVNQVLHLFGYEIGAVPEINKPES; via the coding sequence ATGAACCTGTCAGACTTTGTAAAAAGCAAACGGAAAATAATGAAACTAACACAATCTGAACTTGCCCAAAAGGCGGGTGTTGGTCTGCGTTTTATCCGCGAACTGGAACAAGGAAAGAAAACCATAAGATTAGATAAAGTAAATCAGGTATTGCATCTCTTCGGTTATGAAATAGGTGCAGTGCCTGAAATCAATAAACCTGAGTCCTGA
- a CDS encoding phosphatidylinositol kinase: MRKAAIKIEDQLAGWLIQDENGYHFVYDQTYKALPNARPISLTMPLRDEPYTAKVLFPFFDGLIPEGWLLEIAEKNWKLNPRDRMGLLLACCKDCIGAISVEEVKEEDKG, from the coding sequence ATGCGTAAAGCTGCCATAAAAATTGAAGACCAATTAGCAGGGTGGCTCATTCAGGATGAGAATGGTTATCATTTTGTTTATGATCAGACATACAAAGCACTGCCTAATGCCCGGCCAATAAGTTTAACTATGCCTTTGCGTGATGAACCATATACTGCAAAAGTACTTTTCCCTTTTTTTGATGGTCTGATACCCGAAGGTTGGTTGCTGGAAATAGCTGAAAAGAACTGGAAACTGAATCCCAGAGATCGAATGGGATTATTGCTGGCTTGCTGTAAGGATTGTATCGGAGCAATAAGCGTTGAGGAAGTAAAAGAGGAGGATAAAGGATGA
- a CDS encoding HipA domain-containing protein: MSNCLFCYQPLTENEKDFHASCSMKIFERSKPPELPYSENDLEALAKETLQNQISVPGVQHKLSLHISGNKKDGKERRFTIMGLWGGYILKPPTISYPQLPQVEDISMHLARLAGIKIVPHSLIRLKSGNLAYITRRIDRTKKGKLAMEDMCQLTERLTEEKYHGSYEQIGKTIQKYSASPGLDMVNFFEMVVFSFLTGNADMHLKNFSLLEQPGLGMTLSPAYDLVNTALINPSDEEEMALTLNGRKKKLKKQDFTEAMTTLKLNEKQQENIFIKMAKALPKWIEMIDNSFMSDDFKVQYKIILKERMNRLQ; encoded by the coding sequence ATGAGCAATTGTTTATTTTGTTATCAGCCTCTTACTGAAAATGAGAAGGACTTTCATGCATCCTGCTCCATGAAAATCTTTGAACGGTCCAAACCACCGGAATTGCCTTATTCAGAAAACGATCTGGAAGCATTGGCCAAAGAAACACTGCAAAATCAAATATCTGTACCAGGTGTACAGCATAAATTATCGCTGCACATTTCCGGCAATAAAAAAGACGGAAAAGAACGAAGATTTACCATTATGGGTCTATGGGGCGGGTATATTTTAAAACCACCAACAATCTCTTATCCGCAGTTACCCCAGGTAGAAGATATCAGCATGCATTTAGCCCGATTAGCCGGAATAAAAATAGTGCCACATAGTTTGATTCGACTGAAATCGGGCAATCTGGCTTATATAACCAGACGTATTGACCGTACCAAAAAAGGAAAACTGGCCATGGAAGACATGTGCCAACTCACAGAAAGGCTTACCGAAGAAAAGTATCATGGCAGTTATGAGCAGATTGGTAAAACCATTCAAAAATATTCTGCAAGTCCGGGTTTGGATATGGTAAATTTTTTTGAAATGGTTGTCTTTTCTTTTCTCACCGGAAATGCTGATATGCATTTGAAAAATTTCTCCTTACTGGAGCAGCCGGGATTGGGTATGACTTTATCTCCGGCTTACGATTTGGTGAACACTGCTTTGATTAATCCTTCAGATGAAGAAGAAATGGCTTTAACCTTGAATGGACGTAAAAAGAAACTAAAAAAGCAGGATTTTACAGAAGCAATGACTACGCTAAAATTGAATGAAAAACAGCAGGAAAACATCTTCATCAAAATGGCGAAAGCATTGCCCAAATGGATAGAGATGATAGATAACAGTTTTATGAGTGATGATTTTAAAGTTCAGTATAAAATCATTTTAAAGGAAAGAATGAATCGCTTGCAATAA
- a CDS encoding TIGR03987 family protein, which yields MNNLILISSILITFALVFYSLGVWAERISRYLKKWHLIAFWTGFSFDVSGTYAMRLISENPFNLLDFHTLTGQLALWLMLAHAIWASIVVAKRNELMRKKFHRYSIFVWLVWLIPYFGGMFLGMNQ from the coding sequence ATGAATAACTTAATCCTGATTTCATCTATATTGATCACTTTTGCCCTTGTTTTTTATTCACTCGGAGTGTGGGCAGAAAGAATTTCACGCTACTTAAAAAAATGGCACTTAATTGCCTTTTGGACGGGTTTTAGTTTTGATGTTTCAGGTACTTATGCCATGCGCCTGATTTCCGAAAATCCCTTTAATTTGCTTGATTTTCATACACTTACAGGCCAATTGGCGCTCTGGCTGATGCTTGCTCATGCGATCTGGGCAAGTATAGTGGTGGCCAAAAGAAATGAATTGATGAGAAAGAAATTTCACCGCTACAGTATTTTTGTCTGGCTTGTCTGGCTTATTCCGTATTTTGGTGGCATGTTTCTGGGAATGAATCAGTAA
- the nadB gene encoding L-aspartate oxidase has protein sequence MLFDVTIIGSGIAGLSYSLKLSDYFRKNDPNKKICIVTKGEEEETNTKYAQGGVAVVMDFFRDSYEKHMKDTLRAGDELSDPEIVEMVIKDGPARIFEIIEWGTEFDRKESGEFDLAKEGGHSESRVLHHKDVTGFEIEQKLLRQIHSMPNVVLLNHHYAIDLLTQHHLGIHLPKKSPDIECYGVYVMNKKTNHIEKILSKITVLATGGLGQVYYNTTNPLIATGDGVAMAYRAGAVIENMEFIQFHPTALYYPGIRPSFLISEAVRGFGAILKTNNGEEFMHKYDERGSLAPRDIVARAIDREMKKLGHEHVSLDCRHLDQQKFSEKFPKIYQKLISLGINPAEKMIPVVPTAHYACGGVKTDKHGQTSIKNLFAIGEVASTGLHGANRLASNSLLEALVFAHNCFEKTIELIDSLNFKQNIPDWNAEGTTEPREMVLITHKIKELQMLMSDYVSIVRSFKRLEEAMKRLRILNDETETLYNMETLSPQLCELRNLVTVGYLITKAAMERKENKGLHFNVDLEKNNSI, from the coding sequence ATGCTTTTTGATGTAACGATTATCGGTTCGGGAATTGCCGGCCTGTCCTACTCGCTTAAACTATCGGATTATTTTCGTAAAAACGACCCCAACAAAAAAATATGTATTGTTACCAAAGGAGAAGAAGAAGAGACCAATACAAAATATGCCCAGGGCGGGGTAGCTGTCGTGATGGATTTTTTCAGAGATTCCTACGAAAAACACATGAAAGACACACTCAGGGCAGGCGATGAATTGTCGGACCCTGAAATTGTCGAAATGGTGATAAAAGACGGCCCTGCACGTATTTTTGAAATCATAGAATGGGGAACAGAGTTCGACAGGAAAGAAAGCGGAGAATTTGACCTGGCAAAGGAAGGAGGACACTCAGAAAGCCGTGTGTTGCACCACAAGGATGTAACCGGATTTGAAATAGAGCAAAAATTACTCAGGCAAATACATTCAATGCCAAATGTAGTCTTGCTGAACCATCATTACGCCATCGACCTGCTTACCCAACATCATCTCGGGATTCACCTGCCTAAAAAAAGCCCGGATATTGAATGTTACGGTGTTTACGTTATGAACAAGAAAACCAATCATATTGAAAAAATACTATCAAAAATTACTGTTCTTGCCACCGGTGGACTTGGTCAGGTTTATTACAATACGACCAATCCACTAATTGCAACTGGTGATGGGGTAGCCATGGCCTACCGCGCAGGTGCAGTCATCGAAAATATGGAATTTATTCAGTTTCATCCCACTGCCCTGTACTATCCCGGAATAAGGCCTTCCTTTTTAATCTCAGAAGCAGTCAGAGGTTTTGGTGCTATCCTGAAAACCAATAACGGTGAAGAGTTCATGCATAAATATGATGAAAGAGGCTCTCTGGCTCCCCGCGACATTGTGGCACGTGCTATCGACCGCGAAATGAAAAAGCTGGGGCATGAACATGTCAGTCTGGATTGCCGCCACCTCGACCAACAAAAATTCAGTGAAAAATTCCCTAAAATATATCAGAAACTGATTTCACTCGGAATAAACCCGGCTGAAAAAATGATTCCTGTCGTTCCGACTGCCCACTATGCCTGCGGAGGTGTGAAAACTGATAAACATGGACAAACCAGCATCAAAAACCTGTTTGCCATTGGAGAAGTAGCTTCTACCGGACTTCATGGTGCCAACCGCCTCGCTTCCAATTCCCTGCTCGAAGCATTGGTTTTTGCCCATAATTGTTTTGAGAAAACAATTGAACTTATTGATTCTCTAAACTTTAAACAAAATATTCCTGACTGGAATGCCGAAGGGACAACCGAACCAAGGGAAATGGTATTGATTACACACAAAATCAAGGAACTGCAAATGCTGATGAGCGACTATGTCAGTATTGTCCGCTCGTTCAAACGACTTGAAGAAGCCATGAAACGACTGAGAATACTGAATGACGAAACGGAAACACTTTACAACATGGAAACTTTATCGCCTCAGCTGTGTGAGTTGCGTAATCTGGTTACAGTTGGCTACCTGATCACAAAAGCCGCCATGGAACGAAAAGAAAACAAAGGTCTTCATTTCAATGTTGATCTTGAAAAAAACAATTCCATATAG
- a CDS encoding hydroxyacid dehydrogenase codes for MDIFFYEAFEEEEKMLKSLLPANIQAGFSWKTIQEYGKNLPEARIISTRTQSEYPLKWEKPPQAILSRSTGYDHLVAYLKKSKLNIPCGYLPLYCHRAVAEHALMLWMALLRKLPAQIRQFNQFNRDGLTGFEAQDKTLVVFGVGNIGSEVCKIGRGLGMTVFGVEIDIKHPEFEYISKHDGIQSADIIVCAMNLTEENKGYFSASLLENTKKGCIFVNVSRGELSPSSELLKVADHLGGIGLDVFNEEKNLAVSLRSGTIVENIETLATLELLKRENVIFTPHNAFNSAEAVRRKSEQSIQQAVHYLSKGEFIWKVPVS; via the coding sequence ATGGATATTTTTTTCTATGAAGCATTTGAAGAAGAAGAAAAAATGTTGAAAAGCCTGTTGCCTGCAAATATTCAGGCTGGTTTCAGCTGGAAAACCATTCAGGAGTACGGAAAAAACCTGCCTGAAGCCAGAATCATCAGCACCCGTACACAATCGGAATATCCGCTGAAATGGGAAAAACCACCACAGGCCATATTATCCCGCAGTACCGGATATGACCATCTGGTTGCATATTTAAAAAAATCAAAACTCAATATTCCATGTGGCTATCTTCCTTTGTATTGCCACCGTGCTGTGGCTGAACACGCCCTGATGCTCTGGATGGCTCTTTTACGAAAACTTCCGGCACAGATTAGGCAGTTTAATCAGTTCAACAGAGATGGCCTGACCGGTTTTGAAGCACAGGATAAAACCCTTGTCGTCTTTGGTGTCGGGAATATAGGCTCTGAGGTTTGTAAAATAGGAAGAGGGCTTGGCATGACAGTTTTTGGAGTCGAAATTGACATTAAACATCCTGAATTTGAATATATTTCAAAGCATGATGGCATTCAGTCGGCTGATATTATCGTATGCGCCATGAACCTGACTGAAGAAAACAAAGGATATTTTTCGGCTTCTTTGCTTGAAAACACAAAAAAGGGCTGTATTTTCGTCAACGTTTCGAGAGGGGAATTGTCTCCTTCTTCTGAGTTGCTGAAAGTGGCAGACCATCTGGGTGGAATCGGGCTTGATGTTTTTAATGAAGAAAAAAATCTTGCTGTTTCCCTCAGAAGCGGTACAATAGTGGAAAATATTGAAACCCTTGCCACTCTTGAACTTTTGAAAAGAGAAAACGTTATTTTTACCCCACATAATGCTTTTAATTCAGCAGAAGCCGTCAGACGAAAATCAGAACAAAGCATTCAGCAGGCTGTTCATTATCTTTCAAAAGGTGAATTTATCTGGAAAGTTCCTGTCAGTTAA
- a CDS encoding metallophosphoesterase — translation MDKNQRKKAFLLFFSVVFLIYVLIHLPLYFQAKALIHGNEWLEKYFLPLFLILSSAYFIGRMGKKVFPEFLSRFFIHIGSFWLGAILYFYLLMLAVFILKSFLYYIDNQLYQSLKNDEGMLLMISVGIVTVTLLAGYLNARFLNIQEYEIKIDKKPQGLDCLTIAVASDIHAGQINGKDFLSRMVKKINSLHPDLVLIAGDLVDEDVDVVEKRNMGEVFWEIVAPWGIFAISGNHEYIGNAQRAFNYFEQYGIRFLRDENILLQNSIYLTGREDRDKFRFTGEKRMEAEALVNGLDKNLPLIILDHQPADIQAIEKAGFDVCISGHTHHGQLWPLNLITKSVFLISRGYRKIGKTHFIVSNGAGTWGPPVRIGNRPEILKITLRFN, via the coding sequence ATGGATAAAAACCAGAGAAAAAAGGCGTTTCTGTTGTTTTTTTCTGTTGTCTTTCTCATTTATGTGTTAATACATCTTCCGCTTTACTTTCAGGCAAAAGCACTGATTCATGGAAATGAATGGCTTGAAAAATACTTTCTGCCTTTGTTTCTGATCCTTTCTTCAGCTTATTTTATCGGAAGGATGGGAAAAAAAGTATTTCCTGAATTCCTCAGCCGTTTTTTTATTCATATAGGTTCTTTCTGGCTTGGAGCCATCCTGTATTTTTATTTGCTCATGCTGGCAGTTTTCATCCTGAAAAGTTTTCTCTATTATATTGATAATCAACTTTATCAATCTTTGAAAAATGACGAAGGGATGTTGCTGATGATTTCTGTTGGTATTGTAACTGTGACATTGCTGGCTGGTTACCTCAATGCAAGATTTTTAAACATTCAGGAATATGAAATAAAAATCGACAAAAAGCCTCAGGGTCTTGATTGTCTTACGATTGCAGTGGCGAGTGATATTCATGCCGGACAAATCAACGGGAAAGATTTCCTCAGCAGGATGGTAAAAAAGATAAACAGCCTCCATCCTGATCTGGTGCTGATTGCGGGTGACCTCGTGGATGAAGATGTCGATGTGGTGGAGAAAAGGAATATGGGAGAAGTTTTTTGGGAAATTGTAGCTCCATGGGGCATTTTTGCCATCAGCGGCAACCATGAATATATCGGCAATGCCCAGCGTGCTTTCAATTATTTTGAACAATATGGCATACGCTTCTTAAGGGATGAAAACATTCTTTTGCAAAACAGTATTTATCTGACCGGCAGGGAAGACAGGGATAAATTCAGGTTTACCGGTGAAAAAAGAATGGAAGCTGAGGCTTTGGTAAACGGACTTGATAAGAACCTGCCTTTGATTATACTCGATCATCAACCTGCTGATATTCAGGCTATTGAAAAAGCCGGTTTTGATGTGTGTATTTCAGGGCATACGCATCACGGGCAGCTATGGCCACTGAATCTGATAACCAAATCTGTTTTTCTGATCAGCAGGGGATACCGGAAAATAGGAAAAACCCATTTCATTGTTTCAAACGGAGCAGGAACGTGGGGACCTCCCGTCAGAATTGGCAACAGGCCTGAAATTCTTAAAATTACCTTACGATTTAACTGA
- a CDS encoding SagB/ThcOx family dehydrogenase produces the protein MKSKTSLLVFFIICSPLLLFSQEKNIRLPEPDTKGGKPLMETLQLRSTSRSFKNQAIGLQTLSDLLWAAYGINRPESGKRTAPSAMNVQEFTIYVFTQEGVYQYDAKENKLLWMMDGDFRAKTGTQDYVKNASVNLVYVADFSKMGKIEKQEDKEFYAAIDCGFICQNVYLFAASNKLSCVVRGSIKKDEMADFLQLPQNQRVIIAQSVGIPE, from the coding sequence ATGAAATCGAAAACAAGCTTACTGGTATTTTTCATTATCTGTTCTCCATTACTGCTTTTTTCACAGGAAAAAAATATCCGCCTGCCTGAGCCGGACACGAAAGGAGGAAAACCTTTAATGGAAACACTTCAGCTAAGATCAACTTCCAGAAGTTTTAAAAATCAGGCGATTGGTCTTCAGACTTTGTCGGATTTACTTTGGGCAGCTTACGGAATCAATCGTCCGGAAAGTGGCAAACGGACTGCCCCCTCTGCCATGAACGTTCAGGAATTTACGATTTATGTATTTACACAAGAAGGTGTTTATCAGTATGATGCCAAAGAAAACAAGCTGCTATGGATGATGGATGGTGATTTCAGGGCTAAAACGGGTACACAGGATTATGTAAAAAATGCTTCAGTCAATCTTGTGTATGTGGCAGACTTCAGCAAAATGGGGAAGATTGAAAAACAGGAAGATAAGGAATTTTATGCCGCTATTGACTGTGGTTTTATCTGTCAGAATGTTTACCTTTTTGCTGCTTCAAACAAACTTTCCTGTGTGGTTAGGGGAAGCATCAAAAAAGATGAAATGGCAGATTTTCTTCAACTTCCTCAGAATCAACGGGTTATTATTGCGCAATCGGTAGGAATTCCGGAATAA
- a CDS encoding DNA-3-methyladenine glycosylase I has product MQPPSRCPWTNNNPLMIDYHDKEWGVPVHDDYKHFEFIILDAFQAGLSWQTIINKRENFRKAFDGFDFEKIARYDEKEYLRLMNDSGIIRNRMKIQATIANAKAFNNIRKEYGSFDKYIWQFTEYQTIKNNWKTIGEVPARSRESDMMSKDLIRRGFKFVGSTICYAYMQAAGMVNDHLTECFRYHEVAL; this is encoded by the coding sequence ATGCAACCACCATCACGCTGCCCATGGACGAATAATAATCCCCTGATGATTGACTATCACGACAAGGAGTGGGGCGTCCCCGTTCATGACGATTACAAACATTTTGAATTTATCATCCTTGATGCCTTTCAGGCAGGATTAAGCTGGCAAACCATTATCAATAAAAGGGAAAACTTCAGAAAAGCTTTTGATGGTTTTGACTTTGAGAAAATAGCCCGATATGATGAAAAAGAATACCTGCGCCTGATGAATGATTCGGGAATAATCAGAAACCGCATGAAAATACAGGCAACCATTGCCAACGCAAAAGCATTTAATAATATCCGGAAAGAGTATGGAAGTTTTGACAAGTATATCTGGCAGTTTACTGAATATCAGACAATTAAAAACAACTGGAAAACCATTGGCGAGGTACCGGCAAGGTCAAGAGAATCAGATATGATGAGCAAAGACCTGATCAGACGAGGATTTAAATTTGTCGGGTCAACTATCTGTTATGCGTATATGCAGGCTGCCGGTATGGTAAATGACCATTTGACGGAATGTTTCAGGTATCATGAGGTAGCCTTATAA
- a CDS encoding TonB-dependent receptor, whose translation MKKFIIYCFLMGFVLVAHSQIITVTDIETGEAIEMASLISEMPKASTTTNHKGQADISAFVNSEKIVISHVAYKPVEFSYKHLEMQGFKVELARKIAVMQEIKISAQRWEIKKIETPVRIATINVKEAAFQNPQTTADLLGISGYAFIQKSQLGGGSPMLRGMATNRVLLVVDGVRMNNAIFRSGNLQNVISLDANAIENTDILFGPGSVMYGSDAIGGVMSFNTLKPRFSVDSSNKPAVTGNAMSRFSSANMEKTVHFDVNVGLKKVAFTSSFTFADYDDLRSGSVGGVPYFYRNYYVITYDNKDYMIPNADSTLQVGSEYSQINFMQKVRFQPCKFLEIDYGFHFSETSKYNRYDRLYVMRTDGPYKGKLRWAEWYYGPQKWQMNRLGITYSKNNRFFDNLRFIAAHQFFEESRYDREFMYRELRMQKENVDAISLNLDFDKKINERMTLYYGYEYVYNLVHSHATLTHVVTKKVDPTVTRYPDGSMWQSNGGYLTARYKLNEKWLLNAGFRYNQFLITATFDTTFFPFPFTDTRMKSGAISGSMGFIFTPSEKWQVYVNAANGFRAPNVDDMGKVFESVPGYLVVPNPDLKPEKVYNLEVGTVRTISNFVTFDATVYRTWLVDAMVRKNFQLNGDTMIRFLGNKSRIQAIQNVTEIDVYGFQAGIEFYYRGFGLKSNLSYQKGKEQTPDSLVYYPLRHAAPTFGSTHLSYEYRNKFKVDFYVVYNAKMDYKDLALTERTNASYARDESGRAYVLGWTTLNLKMTYFPNPFIAITAGIENITNLLYRPYASGINAPGRNLITSLRVKF comes from the coding sequence ATGAAGAAATTTATAATTTATTGTTTTTTAATGGGTTTTGTATTAGTAGCCCACTCGCAGATAATAACTGTTACAGACATAGAAACAGGGGAAGCCATCGAAATGGCGAGCCTGATCAGTGAGATGCCAAAAGCCAGTACAACAACCAATCATAAAGGTCAGGCCGATATTTCAGCCTTTGTCAATTCAGAAAAAATTGTGATAAGCCATGTGGCCTATAAACCTGTTGAATTCAGTTACAAGCATCTGGAAATGCAAGGTTTTAAAGTCGAGCTGGCCCGAAAAATTGCCGTCATGCAGGAGATTAAAATATCTGCACAGCGTTGGGAAATTAAAAAAATTGAAACTCCTGTCAGGATTGCTACCATAAACGTCAAAGAGGCTGCATTTCAGAATCCACAGACCACTGCCGACCTATTAGGTATCAGTGGCTATGCTTTCATCCAGAAAAGCCAGTTGGGAGGAGGTTCTCCTATGCTAAGGGGCATGGCCACCAACAGGGTTTTACTTGTAGTCGATGGTGTTCGGATGAATAATGCAATCTTCCGGTCAGGTAATTTGCAGAATGTCATATCACTGGATGCCAATGCAATAGAAAATACCGACATCCTTTTCGGGCCGGGTTCGGTAATGTATGGAAGCGATGCCATTGGTGGAGTAATGAGCTTCAATACCCTGAAACCCAGGTTTTCTGTTGATAGCAGTAATAAGCCGGCAGTTACAGGGAATGCCATGTCAAGGTTTTCATCGGCAAATATGGAAAAAACCGTTCATTTTGATGTTAATGTGGGATTAAAAAAAGTGGCTTTTACCTCAAGTTTTACCTTTGCCGACTATGATGACCTCCGTTCAGGCTCTGTAGGTGGTGTACCTTATTTTTACAGGAATTATTACGTAATTACCTATGACAATAAAGATTACATGATTCCGAATGCCGACTCCACTCTTCAGGTTGGTTCTGAATACAGCCAGATCAACTTCATGCAGAAAGTACGCTTTCAGCCTTGCAAATTTCTGGAAATTGACTATGGCTTTCATTTTTCCGAGACTTCAAAATACAACCGTTACGACAGGCTGTATGTCATGCGAACAGATGGCCCCTACAAAGGAAAATTACGCTGGGCAGAATGGTATTATGGCCCCCAGAAATGGCAAATGAATCGTCTGGGAATCACTTATTCAAAAAACAACAGGTTCTTTGATAATCTTCGGTTTATTGCCGCTCACCAGTTTTTTGAAGAAAGCCGTTACGACCGTGAGTTTATGTACAGGGAACTCAGGATGCAAAAGGAAAATGTGGATGCGATTTCTCTAAATCTTGATTTTGATAAAAAAATCAATGAAAGAATGACGCTCTATTATGGATATGAATATGTTTACAATCTGGTTCATTCCCATGCAACCCTGACCCACGTGGTAACAAAAAAAGTAGATCCGACAGTTACACGTTATCCCGATGGTTCTATGTGGCAATCAAATGGAGGATATCTTACTGCCAGATACAAACTAAATGAAAAATGGCTCTTAAATGCTGGTTTTCGCTACAATCAATTTCTCATCACAGCTACATTCGACACTACTTTTTTCCCCTTTCCGTTTACCGACACCAGAATGAAATCGGGGGCTATCAGCGGAAGTATGGGGTTCATATTTACCCCTTCGGAAAAATGGCAGGTGTACGTCAATGCAGCCAATGGGTTCAGGGCCCCAAATGTTGACGATATGGGAAAAGTTTTTGAATCGGTACCGGGCTATCTGGTGGTTCCCAATCCTGACTTAAAGCCTGAAAAGGTGTATAATTTAGAAGTTGGCACTGTCAGGACTATAAGCAATTTCGTAACCTTTGATGCCACTGTTTACCGCACCTGGCTGGTAGATGCCATGGTCAGAAAAAATTTCCAGTTAAATGGGGATACCATGATCAGGTTTTTAGGTAATAAAAGCCGCATTCAGGCCATCCAGAATGTTACGGAAATTGATGTTTATGGTTTTCAGGCAGGTATAGAATTTTATTACAGGGGATTTGGCTTAAAGAGCAACCTGTCGTATCAGAAAGGCAAGGAGCAGACCCCCGATTCATTGGTTTATTATCCATTGCGTCATGCTGCACCTACTTTTGGAAGCACCCATTTATCATACGAGTACAGAAACAAGTTTAAAGTTGACTTCTATGTGGTCTATAATGCAAAAATGGACTATAAAGATCTGGCTTTAACTGAGCGTACCAATGCATCTTATGCAAGGGACGAATCAGGCAGGGCTTATGTCTTGGGCTGGACAACGCTTAACCTGAAAATGACATATTTCCCCAACCCTTTTATTGCCATAACAGCAGGTATAGAAAACATAACCAACCTTTTGTACAGGCCCTATGCCTCCGGTATCAATGCACCGGGAAGAAATTTAATTACATCTTTAAGGGTAAAGTTTTAA